One stretch of Segatella copri DNA includes these proteins:
- a CDS encoding MATE family efflux transporter: protein MKKEKRDNYTFLTHAPVHHVIFTMAIPTIISMLSTSLYNLADTYFVGSINTQSVAAVGVSFAAMAVIQAIGFLFGHGAGNYVSRQLGAKHTEQAQKMAATGFVLSFLTGLLIAILGHVFLTPLCLLMGSTPTILPYTERYLGIILLGAPFMTTSLTLNNLMRFQGNAMYAMKGIMSGVLLNLILAPLLILYFQLGITGAAVATLISQCFGCAMLFWMTHKGENIRIRLSNFTPTRAFAKEIIFGGTPSLSRQGLGSIATLMLNVAAGAFGDAAIAGMSIVTRISFFTYAMVIGLGQGFQPLCGFCYGAKLYDRVKEAYFFCIRCGTVFLSVCALLGFIFSTSIISIFRDDAAVVAVGSAALRWQVLSFPLVASIVLTNMLMQTIRKPVRANIVAAARSGLFFIPLIFILPYFFGLLGVEMCQMWADCCSFAVAVPIAWSAFRDMRREQMELGEKH, encoded by the coding sequence ATGAAGAAAGAGAAAAGAGACAACTATACGTTCCTCACACATGCCCCTGTGCATCATGTGATTTTCACGATGGCCATACCAACGATTATCAGTATGCTGTCGACGAGTTTGTACAATCTCGCCGACACCTATTTCGTGGGCAGCATCAACACGCAGAGTGTGGCAGCGGTAGGCGTTTCCTTTGCAGCAATGGCTGTTATCCAGGCGATTGGTTTCTTGTTTGGCCATGGTGCAGGCAATTATGTTTCGCGACAGTTGGGCGCCAAACATACGGAACAGGCACAGAAGATGGCAGCCACGGGCTTTGTGCTGAGTTTTCTTACCGGTCTCCTCATCGCCATTCTGGGTCATGTGTTCCTCACTCCGCTCTGCCTTCTGATGGGTTCTACGCCCACCATTCTTCCTTATACAGAGCGTTATCTGGGCATTATTCTGCTGGGTGCTCCCTTTATGACCACCTCGCTTACGCTGAATAACCTGATGCGCTTCCAGGGCAATGCGATGTATGCGATGAAAGGCATCATGTCGGGTGTGCTGCTCAATCTGATTCTGGCTCCTCTGCTCATTCTCTACTTCCAGCTGGGCATTACCGGAGCCGCCGTAGCCACCCTCATCAGCCAGTGTTTCGGCTGCGCCATGCTGTTCTGGATGACGCATAAAGGCGAGAACATCCGCATCCGTCTCAGCAATTTCACCCCTACCCGCGCCTTTGCCAAGGAGATTATCTTCGGCGGAACCCCTTCGCTGTCAAGACAGGGACTGGGAAGTATCGCTACGCTGATGCTCAATGTGGCAGCAGGTGCGTTTGGCGATGCAGCCATTGCGGGCATGAGCATCGTTACCCGCATCTCCTTCTTCACCTATGCGATGGTCATCGGTCTGGGACAGGGATTCCAGCCGCTCTGCGGATTCTGCTACGGAGCCAAACTCTACGACCGCGTAAAGGAAGCCTACTTTTTCTGCATCAGATGCGGCACGGTTTTCCTCAGCGTCTGTGCCCTTCTCGGCTTCATCTTCTCAACTTCCATCATCAGCATCTTCCGCGATGATGCAGCGGTTGTAGCCGTAGGTTCGGCAGCTTTGCGATGGCAGGTGCTCAGTTTTCCGCTCGTAGCCAGCATCGTGCTCACCAACATGCTGATGCAGACCATCCGTAAACCGGTGAGAGCCAACATCGTAGCGGCGGCAAGAAGCGGACTTTTCTTCATTCCGCTCATCTTCATCCTCCCCTATTTCTTCGGACTGCTGGGCGTGGAGATGTGTCAGATGTGGGCAGATTGCTGCTCATTTGCCGTTGCGGTTCCGATAGCCTGGAGCGCTTTCAGGGATATGAGAAGAGAGCAGATGGAACTCGGGGAAAAACACTAG
- a CDS encoding N-acetyltransferase produces the protein MNDEIRIIPVTTKKGLKTFIQFHYDLYRDHKFAIPFLRFDEMNTLDPKKNPAFEFCEAQYFLAVDSEARIVGRIAAIINHRANAQWNKKQVRFGWFDFVDNVAVSCALLRAVENWGKSRGMNECVGPLGFTDMDREGLLIEGFDRKSTMYINYNYPYYKTHLESYPLYEKDNDWLEYRIRIPEVTPAKFAKTAQMIESRYNLHVHKFTRRELTSGGMGRKVFEIVNETYKNLYDFQQLTEKQIDEYVNTYIKKADLNLVTGVVDGNAGNKLVAFGVSFPSFTDALREIGDGKLFPTGWLKVLKVLKWHKTDTVDLLLIGVLPEYRKKGANALIFADLIEQYRRYGFKWAEAMPQMETNTGVQSQWQYLESEQHRRHRCYKKKI, from the coding sequence ATGAATGATGAGATAAGAATCATACCGGTAACAACAAAAAAGGGGTTGAAAACCTTTATTCAGTTTCATTATGATCTCTACAGAGACCATAAGTTTGCCATTCCTTTTTTGCGTTTCGACGAGATGAATACGCTGGACCCAAAGAAGAATCCTGCCTTCGAATTCTGCGAGGCTCAATACTTTCTGGCGGTTGACAGCGAGGCTCGTATCGTAGGTAGAATTGCTGCCATTATCAACCATCGTGCCAATGCACAGTGGAACAAAAAGCAGGTTCGCTTCGGCTGGTTCGATTTCGTGGATAATGTTGCGGTTTCCTGTGCCTTGTTGCGCGCGGTAGAAAACTGGGGCAAGAGCAGGGGAATGAACGAATGCGTAGGGCCGCTCGGATTTACGGATATGGACCGTGAAGGCTTGCTCATCGAGGGCTTCGACCGGAAGTCTACGATGTATATCAATTACAATTATCCTTATTATAAGACGCATCTGGAGAGTTATCCGCTCTATGAGAAGGATAACGACTGGTTGGAGTACCGCATCAGAATTCCGGAAGTGACGCCGGCTAAGTTTGCCAAGACTGCCCAGATGATAGAGAGCCGATATAATCTGCATGTTCATAAGTTTACCCGCCGGGAACTGACCTCGGGAGGAATGGGCAGGAAGGTGTTCGAAATCGTGAACGAAACTTATAAGAATCTCTATGATTTCCAGCAGCTTACGGAGAAGCAGATAGATGAATATGTAAATACTTATATCAAGAAGGCTGACTTGAACCTGGTAACGGGTGTGGTGGATGGCAACGCTGGCAACAAGCTGGTAGCCTTTGGTGTTTCCTTCCCTTCGTTTACCGATGCGCTGCGCGAGATAGGCGATGGCAAGCTTTTCCCTACGGGTTGGCTGAAGGTGCTGAAGGTTCTGAAGTGGCACAAGACGGATACGGTGGATTTGCTCTTGATTGGTGTTCTTCCGGAATATCGCAAGAAGGGAGCCAATGCGCTTATTTTTGCCGATCTGATAGAGCAGTATCGCCGTTATGGTTTTAAATGGGCAGAGGCAATGCCGCAGATGGAGACCAATACCGGTGTTCAGAGTCAGTGGCAGTATCTGGAGAGCGAACAGCATCGCCGTCATCGCTGCTATAAGAAGAAGATTTAA
- a CDS encoding helix-turn-helix transcriptional regulator, which produces MKILLADKQDITRAGLSYVISKIEGLETRTIEDKADLMLALKENEDTVVILDYTLFDINDAAELLILNQRFPYTRWLLFSEDLSADFVKILIASSTQFSVLLKECSLMEIKEAIRFCVASNRFVCQRMMEVLLAPKQEEQEKINLTKTETEILKDIALGMTTKEIAEKRFSSFHTVNTHRKNIFRKLGVNNVHEATKYALRAGLVDSAEYYI; this is translated from the coding sequence ATGAAGATTCTATTAGCAGACAAACAGGACATCACAAGAGCCGGATTGAGCTATGTGATCAGTAAGATAGAGGGTTTGGAAACCCGGACCATCGAAGACAAGGCAGACCTGATGCTTGCCTTAAAGGAGAATGAGGATACGGTTGTAATACTCGACTACACCCTTTTCGACATCAATGATGCTGCCGAGTTACTTATTTTAAACCAGCGTTTCCCATACACGCGCTGGCTACTGTTCAGTGAGGATCTGAGTGCCGATTTTGTTAAGATTCTCATCGCCAGCAGTACGCAGTTCAGCGTATTACTGAAGGAGTGTTCGCTAATGGAAATCAAGGAGGCGATACGTTTTTGTGTGGCAAGCAACCGTTTTGTCTGCCAGCGCATGATGGAGGTTCTTCTGGCTCCGAAACAGGAGGAGCAGGAGAAAATCAACCTCACCAAGACTGAGACTGAGATTCTGAAGGACATTGCGCTGGGAATGACGACGAAAGAAATAGCCGAGAAGCGCTTTTCCAGCTTCCATACAGTCAATACCCACCGCAAGAACATCTTCCGCAAGCTGGGCGTAAACAACGTTCACGAGGCTACGAAATATGCGCTGAGAGCCGGTTTGGTTGACTCGGCAGAATATTATATTTAA